DNA sequence from the Methanofastidiosum sp. genome:
ACCTGCTTCCTAATGTGTTTTTTCATACGCATCTGCCATCCTCAATACTTCGCTTGTGTAGAGCGAATCTAGCGATACTGCAGGATTAAGTTCATTGTTGACAATTTCCCATAAAGTGGTAAAGACGCTGTTAATCAGTATATCGCAGACTAGTGGGTCCGGCCTCGCCTCAAGATAGCCCTTCCCTGAAAGCAATTCCACGGCTCGACAACCTCCTCCGCACAGCAACTTGACTGGACACTCAGGACAGATCTTCTCTACTACTGGCGAACCCATTTCAGTCTTGGTCTTAAAATCTCTAAGGAATCTTCTTAGATTATCGTAATTCGCTATATGGCATATCTTGAACCTATCACTAATCAGCTCACTACAGGGATAGAAATAACCATCCGGCCCAACGGCCACCTGACCATCGGCTGCAGAGCAATTATACCGAACCATCCTTCTTAGTAGACGTAGTTTGAGCTCCTCTACAAAGTAGAGCTTAAGTCTACCGTGATGGAAAGAATAATGTACAAGAAACTGATAAAAATTCACTAACTCCTGTGGTAATGGTGCGATATTGTTCAACTTAGCCCTACCATGTTGTTCTAGAATAGGAAAGTGTAATGACTGTATACCAATATCCTCAGCCATTCTTATAAATGGCAGAACTTCGCCGTTGTTCAATGAATGTATTGTATAGCTTAGCGCAGTATCAACACCAATGTCTCTTAATCTGCGCACGTTTCGTGACAACAATTTGAAATTGCCTCCTCGGACCACTCTATAGGTTTCTTCTGTTGCTGCATCAACACTGACCTGAACGTTGAACCGTGTCACGAAATCCTGAAGCAGATCCTCAATCTGTTGCAACATTAGTCCGTTCGTTAAAAGGAAAATCTTGGCATTTGTTTTCTC
Encoded proteins:
- a CDS encoding radical SAM protein, which encodes IGPKELLSDCRDDNQELIEVFENDSAQSLTNELENKKPNSLTGMSVLPTLRCNLKCVHCFYGSSPEGDYPMIDKNYIPLIVDSINQNNTENVTIGGGEPLIWEHIRDLLTKLLEKTNAKIFLLTNGLMLQQIEDLLQDFVTRFNVQVSVDAATEETYRVVRGGNFKLLSRNVRRLRDIGVDTALSYTIHSLNNGEVLPFIRMAEDIGIQSLHFPILEQHGRAKLNNIAPLPQELVNFYQFLVHYSFHHGRLKLYFVEELKLRLLRRMVRYNCSAADGQVAVGPDGYFYPCSELISDRFKICHIANYDNLRRFLRDFKTKTEMGSPVVEKICPECPVKLLCGGGCRAVELLSGKGYLEARPDPLVCDILINSVFTTLWEIVNNELNPAVSLDSLYTSEVLRMADAYEKTH